One window of the Piliocolobus tephrosceles isolate RC106 chromosome 17, ASM277652v3, whole genome shotgun sequence genome contains the following:
- the SDR42E1 gene encoding short-chain dehydrogenase/reductase family 42E member 1: MDPKRSQKETVLITGGGGYFGFRLGCALNQKGVHVILFDISSPAETIPEGIKFIQGDIRHLSDIEKAFQDADVTCVFHIASYGMSGREQLNRNLIEEVNIGGTDNILQACQRRRVPRLVYTSTFNVIFGGQVIRNGDESLPYLPLHLHPDHYSRTKSIAEKKVLEANGTPLDRGDGVLRTCALRPAGIYGPGEQRHLPRIVSYIEKGLFKFVYGDPRSLVEFVHVDNLVQAHILASEALRADKGHIASGQPYFISDGRPVNNFEFFRPLVEGLGYAFPSTRLPLTLVYCFAFLTEMVHFILGRLYNFQPFLTRTEVYKTGVTHYFSLEKAKKELGYQAQPFDLQEAVEWFKAHGHGRSSGSHDSECFVWDGLLVFLLIIAVLVWLPSSVILSL, translated from the exons ATGGACCCCAAAAGATCTCAGAAGGAAACTGTCCTCATTACAGGAGGAGGTGGCTATTTTGGTTTTCG CCTGGGCTGTGCTCTGAACCAAAAGGGAGTCCACGTGATTCTGTTTGACATCAGCAGCCCTGCTGAAACCATTCCAGAAGGAATCAAGTTTATACAAGGAGACATCCGCCACCTGTCTGACATAGAGAAAGCCTTCCAGGATGCAGACGTCACTTGTGTGTTCCATATTGCCTCTTATGGTATGTCAGGGCGGGAGCAACTCAATCGAAACCTGATCGAAGAAGTCAACATTGGGGGCACGGACAACATCCTCCAGGCTTGCCAAAGGAGAAGGGTGCCCAGGTTAGTTTACACCAGCACTTTCAATGTCATCTTTGGAGGTCAAGTTATCAGAAATGGGGACGAATCTCTGCCCTACCTGCCTCTTCACCTCCACCCCGATCACTACTCTCGGACAAAGTCTATTGCAGAGAAGAAGGTGCTGGAGGCGAATGGTACACCCCTGGACAGAGGCGACGGTGTCTTAAGAACCTGCGCTCTGAGGCCAGCTGGCATCTATGGGCCTGGAGAACAAAGACACCTTCCCAGAATAGTCAGCTACATCGAGAAGGGTCTGTTCAAGTTTGTCTACGGGGACCCCAGGAGCCTGGTTGAGTTTGTCCACGTGGATAACTTGGTGCAGGCTCACATTCTGGCCTCAGAAGCCCTGAGAGCTGACAAGGGCCATATTGCCTCTGGGCAGCCCTACTTCATCTCAGATGGCAGACCCGTGAACAACTTTGAGTTCTTCCGGCCTCTGGTTGAGGGCCTGGGCTATGCATTCCCATCTACCCGCCTGCCATTGACCTTGGTCTACTGCTTTGCTTTTCTAACAGAGATGGTTCACTTCATTTTGGGTCGACTCTACAACTTCCAGCCCTTCCTCACTCGCACTGAAGTTTACAAAACTGGTGTCACACATTATTTTAGCTTAGAGAAAGCCAAGAAAGAGCTAGGTTATCAGGCTCAGCCATTTGACCTCCAGGAAGCAGTGGAATGGTTTAAAGCCCATGGTCATGGCAGAAGTTCTGGAAGTCATGACTCAGAGTGTTTTGTTTGGGATGGGCTATTGGTCTTCCTCCTGATTATAGCAGTTCTCGTCTGGCTGCCTTCTTCTGTGATTCTGTCACTGTGA